Proteins found in one Limnothrix sp. FACHB-406 genomic segment:
- a CDS encoding site-2 protease family protein: MPLASENLATSAIALAALVILGWGFYRARPFGKLGILAWLQSVALMLPWLAFFALFAAGVYLNLAGILLVLALSTGLYIFLGNRLRAAAKELPPPNLSALAHPETTPDAESAAIEGAAAPKPPTPPLPGMSEVVPIPAEDLKTIQGIFGIDTFFITETVPYQEGAILKGNLRGEPAKVHANLSQKLTERLGDRYRLFLVEGPDERPTFVVLPSSTDPKPASLGQKLFAVALMIATITTCLESAGLLQGFDLFSTPDRVMDSLPIALGLLSILGVHELGHQILARKLNVKLSLPYFLPVWQIGSFGAFNRFESLLPNRQSLCDIALAGPVAGGTLSLLLLLVGLELSGPGSPFQIPSEFFQGSILVGTLAKLVLGAKLQDSLVDIHPLVAIGWLGLVITAINLMPAGQLDGGRIVQAIYGRKTARRTTIGTVVVLALASLATPLALYWALVIAFLVRDLERPALEELSEPDDARAALGLLMLFLMVATLLPLTPSLAGRLGIGG; encoded by the coding sequence ATGCCCCTTGCCTCCGAAAATTTGGCAACCAGCGCGATCGCCCTCGCCGCCCTTGTCATTCTCGGCTGGGGGTTTTACCGGGCCCGCCCCTTCGGCAAGCTGGGCATTCTGGCTTGGCTGCAATCGGTGGCGCTGATGTTGCCCTGGTTGGCCTTCTTTGCGCTGTTTGCGGCCGGCGTTTATCTCAACCTGGCGGGCATTTTGTTGGTGTTGGCCCTGTCCACGGGGTTATATATCTTCCTGGGCAACCGATTGCGGGCCGCAGCGAAGGAGTTACCGCCCCCGAACCTCTCGGCCTTGGCCCATCCGGAAACCACCCCCGATGCGGAATCGGCCGCGATCGAAGGGGCCGCCGCCCCCAAACCGCCCACGCCGCCCCTGCCCGGAATGTCGGAGGTGGTTCCCATCCCCGCTGAAGACCTGAAAACCATTCAAGGCATCTTTGGCATTGACACCTTTTTCATCACCGAAACCGTGCCCTACCAGGAAGGTGCAATCCTGAAGGGCAACCTACGCGGGGAACCGGCGAAAGTTCATGCCAACTTAAGCCAAAAACTGACAGAACGCCTGGGCGATCGCTACCGGCTGTTTTTGGTGGAAGGGCCCGACGAGCGGCCAACCTTTGTGGTGTTGCCCAGCAGCACGGATCCCAAACCCGCTTCCCTGGGGCAAAAGCTGTTTGCGGTGGCCCTGATGATCGCCACGATCACCACCTGTCTGGAGTCGGCCGGGTTGCTGCAAGGGTTTGACCTGTTCTCCACGCCCGATCGGGTGATGGATAGCCTCCCGATCGCCCTGGGGCTGCTGTCAATTTTGGGCGTTCATGAACTGGGTCACCAAATCCTGGCCCGCAAACTGAACGTCAAACTCAGCTTGCCCTACTTCCTTCCCGTTTGGCAGATTGGCTCTTTTGGGGCCTTTAACCGGTTTGAATCTTTGCTGCCCAACCGCCAAAGCCTTTGTGATATTGCCTTGGCGGGGCCGGTGGCGGGTGGAACCCTGTCCCTGTTGCTGTTGTTGGTGGGGTTGGAGCTGTCGGGGCCGGGCAGCCCTTTCCAAATTCCCTCGGAATTTTTCCAAGGCTCCATTTTGGTCGGAACCCTAGCCAAGCTGGTGCTGGGGGCCAAGCTCCAGGATTCCTTGGTGGATATTCACCCCCTCGTGGCGATCGGGTGGTTAGGGTTGGTGATTACGGCCATTAACCTCATGCCCGCAGGCCAATTGGATGGGGGCCGCATTGTCCAAGCGATCTACGGCCGCAAAACCGCCCGCCGCACCACGATCGGGACAGTGGTGGTGTTGGCTTTGGCTTCGTTGGCCACGCCGTTGGCGCTCTATTGGGCCTTGGTGATTGCCTTTTTGGTGCGCGACTTGGAGCGGCCCGCCTTGGAAGAACTGTCGGAGCC